In Haloplanus rubicundus, one DNA window encodes the following:
- a CDS encoding YkgJ family cysteine cluster protein: protein MESLEAELDRARALNVSDLADAIESIGFECTRCGGCCKSDDEDPHTATVFPDEVRELQATTGYDWRDVARPMPYGLSAGADGPEGETFEWALQTDACGDCTFYEEREGEGRCTVHDDRPLICATYPFSVALGGTSQPMGEAVDEAGMVRAHECEGLGRDISRADAEDLARTLKQRAVRELEEAIGVRDNYEPVETESGEVVVYDSEGPKDLNGALR, encoded by the coding sequence GGGCGTTGAACGTGAGCGACCTCGCCGACGCCATCGAGTCCATCGGCTTCGAGTGTACGCGGTGTGGTGGCTGTTGCAAGAGCGACGACGAGGACCCCCACACCGCCACGGTGTTCCCCGACGAGGTACGCGAGTTGCAGGCGACGACCGGCTACGACTGGCGGGACGTGGCGCGGCCGATGCCGTACGGTCTCTCGGCGGGGGCCGACGGCCCCGAGGGCGAGACGTTCGAGTGGGCGCTCCAGACGGACGCCTGCGGCGACTGCACGTTCTACGAGGAGCGCGAGGGGGAGGGACGGTGTACCGTCCACGACGACCGGCCGCTGATCTGTGCGACCTACCCGTTCAGCGTCGCCCTCGGTGGGACGAGCCAGCCCATGGGCGAGGCGGTGGACGAGGCGGGGATGGTCCGCGCCCACGAGTGCGAGGGCCTCGGGCGCGACATCTCGCGCGCCGACGCCGAGGACCTGGCGCGGACGCTCAAGCAGCGGGCGGTCCGGGAACTGGAGGAGGCCATCGGCGTCCGCGACAACTACGAACCGGTCGAGACGGAGTCGGGTGAGGTGGTGGTGTACGACTCCGAGGGGCCGAAAGACCTGAACGGGGCGCTCCGCTGA
- a CDS encoding TRAM domain-containing protein, producing the protein MEISDNLLCLFSARVQSEDGSYVIEVPQREIETGSIDPDETYRVALISRERAESEESTESETPTSEPQPPVEVGEIRYVEIEDIGKQGDGIARVERGYVIIVPGAEIGERVKIEITEVKSNFAVGEIIDEDF; encoded by the coding sequence GTGGAGATCTCAGATAACCTGTTGTGTCTGTTCAGCGCGCGTGTGCAGTCGGAGGATGGATCGTACGTGATCGAGGTACCGCAACGTGAAATCGAGACGGGATCGATCGATCCCGACGAAACCTACCGCGTGGCACTGATCTCTCGGGAACGGGCCGAATCGGAGGAGTCTACCGAATCCGAAACGCCCACCTCGGAGCCACAACCACCCGTCGAGGTCGGCGAGATTCGGTACGTCGAAATCGAGGACATCGGTAAGCAGGGCGACGGCATCGCCCGCGTCGAACGTGGCTACGTCATCATCGTTCCGGGCGCCGAAATCGGCGAACGCGTCAAAATCGAGATCACCGAGGTCAAATCCAACTTCGCGGTCGGCGAGATCATCGACGAGGACTTCTGA
- a CDS encoding radical SAM protein, protein MIDPADLAVTIVDGYVDEPAHFGVPPYVSTYPRFTAGALVDAGVPESGIDYHTIDELRDDRSKWRDVADADLLIYLGGMTVPGKYVGGTPAEPDEVRELAWTADGTTLMGGPVRFGVGEENAGAQEMERKDLDYDFVAKGDVEAAAHDLVASGLEGFGNRMRDNADLDRWAALGAFVVEDHPNHPDYLIAELETSRGCAYRCSFCTEPLYGDPGFRSAESVVREVEALYDRGVRHFRLGRQADILAFGGDGEAPNPDALRRLYAGIREVAPDLGTLHLDNMNPVTIVDYPEKSREAIRIIAEHNTAGDTAAFGLESADPVVQEENNLLVTAEECLEAVRVVNEEAGWRPGDDPADAPTTGDGAANRLPKLLPGINLVHGLAGEREETFAHNKRFLQRVYDEGLMLRRINIRQVMAFAGTEMSDTGAEVAHDHKKQFKRYKREVREEIDQPMLRRVAPPGTVLPDVHLEYHEGGKTFGRQLGTYPLLVAVPGERELGATMDVALVDYGYRSVTGVPHPLDPNTASMDELTALPGVGRSTAGDIVVNRPYASLGEVGVDADLSRFAAVDSMESAD, encoded by the coding sequence ATGATCGACCCCGCAGACCTCGCCGTCACCATCGTCGACGGCTACGTCGACGAACCCGCACACTTCGGGGTCCCGCCGTACGTCTCGACGTACCCCCGCTTCACCGCGGGCGCGCTGGTCGACGCCGGCGTGCCCGAGTCGGGAATCGACTACCACACCATCGACGAACTCCGCGACGACCGCTCGAAGTGGCGCGACGTGGCCGACGCCGACCTCCTGATCTACCTCGGCGGCATGACCGTCCCCGGGAAGTACGTCGGGGGCACCCCCGCCGAACCCGACGAGGTTCGAGAGCTGGCGTGGACCGCCGACGGCACGACGCTGATGGGCGGTCCCGTCCGCTTCGGCGTCGGCGAGGAGAACGCCGGCGCCCAGGAGATGGAGCGCAAGGACCTCGACTACGACTTCGTCGCCAAGGGGGACGTGGAGGCGGCGGCCCACGACCTCGTGGCGAGTGGCTTGGAGGGGTTCGGCAACCGCATGCGCGACAACGCCGACCTCGACCGCTGGGCCGCGCTGGGTGCGTTCGTCGTCGAGGACCACCCCAACCATCCGGACTACCTGATCGCCGAACTCGAAACCTCGCGGGGCTGTGCCTACCGGTGTTCCTTTTGCACCGAACCGCTGTACGGCGATCCGGGATTCCGCTCCGCCGAGTCGGTCGTCCGCGAAGTCGAGGCGCTCTACGACCGCGGCGTCCGACACTTCCGGCTGGGCCGACAGGCCGACATCCTCGCGTTCGGCGGCGACGGCGAGGCGCCGAACCCCGACGCGCTCCGCCGACTGTACGCGGGCATCCGGGAGGTGGCGCCCGACCTCGGGACGCTCCACCTCGACAACATGAACCCCGTCACCATCGTCGACTACCCCGAGAAGTCACGCGAGGCCATCCGCATCATCGCCGAGCACAACACCGCGGGCGATACGGCGGCGTTCGGTCTCGAATCAGCCGACCCCGTCGTCCAGGAGGAGAACAACCTCCTCGTCACGGCCGAGGAGTGTCTGGAAGCGGTGCGGGTCGTCAACGAGGAAGCAGGGTGGCGCCCCGGCGACGACCCCGCGGACGCGCCGACGACGGGCGACGGCGCCGCGAATCGCCTCCCCAAGCTCCTGCCGGGAATCAACCTCGTCCACGGCCTCGCGGGCGAGCGCGAGGAGACGTTCGCGCACAACAAGCGGTTCCTCCAGCGCGTCTACGACGAGGGGCTGATGCTCCGGCGCATCAACATCCGGCAGGTGATGGCGTTCGCGGGGACGGAGATGAGCGACACCGGCGCCGAGGTCGCCCACGACCACAAGAAGCAGTTCAAGCGGTACAAACGCGAGGTGCGCGAGGAGATCGATCAGCCGATGCTCCGCCGGGTCGCGCCGCCGGGAACCGTCCTCCCCGACGTGCATCTGGAGTACCACGAGGGCGGCAAGACGTTCGGCCGCCAGCTCGGAACCTATCCCCTGCTGGTCGCGGTGCCCGGCGAGCGCGAACTGGGGGCGACGATGGACGTGGCGCTCGTCGACTACGGTTACCGCTCGGTGACCGGCGTCCCCCACCCGCTCGACCCCAACACGGCGTCGATGGACGAACTCACCGCGCTTCCGGGCGTCGGCCGCTCCACCGCGGGCGACATCGTGGTGAATCGTCCCTACGCCTCGCTCGGTGAGGTGGGTGTCGACGCCGATCTATCGCGGTTCGCGGCGGTCGACTCGATGGAGTCGGCGGACTAA
- a CDS encoding cytochrome P450, whose product MPKALPNPPQAGLLNAMRFGRDTFRFLGVMQSRYRDGVAVPIPGRAPLVVLTNPELVHEALSRPETFGRVPAQESAALIAEGGLVQSDGPLWRQQRSIMNPAFDSRQVRTYADSVGERVATIADDWADRGRFETNLHREMTRMTVRVASEVLLGEDIGHDRAEQFHEWMQTAGTEFEFDLASVGPDWLPSRISPEFREAAAGIRGLSEDIIERRRRLVEEGDSGRNMVTMLLRAEDDPDVDYPENQIRDEVSTFLIAGHETTALSLTYTTALLSWYPDVRERVREEAETVLGSEPPSHGDVRDLPYTMRVYREALRLYPPAWAVFRRANRKARLGDYRVDEGAAVIMPQWSIHRSGRYFDDPDTFDPDRWERHNPNDTPAYFPFSSGPHACVGKQFALSGATLTLARLVRDFDIDVPQDALDDLRVTPTLRPGNGVPAEIHPAE is encoded by the coding sequence ATGCCGAAGGCTCTCCCGAACCCGCCGCAGGCCGGCCTCCTGAACGCCATGCGATTCGGCAGGGATACGTTCCGCTTTCTGGGGGTGATGCAGTCCCGCTACCGGGACGGCGTGGCCGTCCCAATCCCCGGCCGCGCGCCCCTCGTCGTGTTGACGAACCCCGAACTCGTCCACGAGGCCCTCTCCCGCCCCGAGACGTTCGGGCGCGTCCCCGCCCAGGAGTCGGCGGCGCTCATCGCCGAGGGCGGCCTCGTCCAGAGCGACGGCCCGCTCTGGCGACAGCAGCGGTCGATCATGAACCCCGCCTTCGACAGTCGACAGGTGCGGACCTACGCCGACAGCGTCGGCGAACGCGTCGCGACCATCGCGGACGACTGGGCCGACCGCGGCCGGTTCGAGACCAACCTCCACCGCGAGATGACCCGGATGACCGTCCGCGTCGCCTCGGAGGTGTTGCTCGGCGAGGACATCGGCCACGACCGAGCCGAGCAGTTCCACGAGTGGATGCAGACCGCCGGCACGGAGTTCGAGTTCGACCTCGCGAGCGTCGGCCCGGACTGGCTCCCGAGTCGCATCTCCCCCGAGTTTCGCGAGGCCGCGGCGGGCATCCGCGGGCTGAGCGAGGACATCATCGAGCGCCGCCGGCGGCTCGTCGAAGAGGGCGACTCCGGACGGAACATGGTGACGATGCTCCTCCGGGCCGAGGACGACCCCGACGTCGACTACCCCGAGAACCAGATCCGCGACGAGGTGTCGACGTTCCTCATCGCCGGCCACGAGACGACGGCGCTGAGTCTCACCTACACGACGGCGCTGCTCTCGTGGTATCCCGACGTCCGCGAACGGGTTCGCGAGGAGGCCGAGACGGTTCTCGGTTCTGAGCCGCCGAGTCACGGCGACGTGCGGGACCTCCCGTACACCATGCGCGTCTATCGCGAGGCGCTGCGGCTCTACCCCCCGGCGTGGGCGGTGTTCCGCCGGGCCAACCGAAAGGCCCGCCTCGGCGACTACCGCGTCGACGAGGGCGCGGCGGTCATCATGCCCCAGTGGTCGATCCACCGCTCCGGCCGCTACTTCGACGATCCCGACACCTTCGACCCGGACCGCTGGGAGCGCCACAATCCGAACGACACGCCGGCGTACTTCCCGTTCTCGTCCGGGCCGCACGCCTGCGTCGGCAAGCAGTTCGCCCTCTCGGGGGCGACACTGACGCTCGCCCGCTTGGTGCGTGATTTCGACATCGACGTGCCACAGGACGCCCTCGACGACCTGCGGGTGACGCCGACGCTGCGCCCGGGCAACGGCGTCCCCGCCGAGATACACCCCGCGGAATGA
- a CDS encoding acetoacetate decarboxylase family protein: MTVGGVSRPGGTDGAVETLSTGHRVELPLSTTARARGVVLPASRSGVRSILPESLRPVRVTPTRAAVTFLSVAYDRIGGSDIDPYDEFGVLFPAVPADAPPVSAIRRVGGYVDFLPVTTEPARALGVEVWGYPKAVADITHRERGATRRTTVTVDGEGFVALSVDRPPTVETCLSSASYTTMDGRLLRERLTVDGRVGAWPASGAFSVTLGDHPRADRLRRLDVGDRAILRVAADVEFTIHAGRRVGSE; this comes from the coding sequence GTGACGGTCGGCGGCGTCTCCCGTCCGGGCGGCACCGACGGCGCCGTGGAGACGCTCTCGACCGGCCACCGGGTCGAACTCCCGCTCTCGACGACGGCGCGCGCTCGGGGGGTCGTCCTCCCCGCGTCGCGGTCCGGGGTCCGGTCGATCCTTCCCGAGAGCCTGCGGCCGGTGCGGGTGACGCCCACCCGCGCCGCCGTGACCTTCCTCTCCGTCGCGTACGACCGAATCGGCGGGAGCGACATCGATCCCTACGACGAGTTCGGCGTCCTCTTTCCGGCCGTTCCCGCCGACGCCCCGCCCGTCTCGGCGATCCGACGCGTCGGCGGCTACGTCGACTTCCTCCCGGTCACGACCGAGCCTGCACGGGCGCTTGGCGTCGAGGTGTGGGGCTATCCGAAGGCCGTCGCCGATATCACACACCGCGAGCGGGGAGCGACGCGGCGGACGACGGTCACCGTCGACGGCGAGGGGTTCGTCGCGCTGTCCGTCGACCGGCCCCCAACGGTCGAGACTTGCCTCTCGTCGGCCAGCTACACCACGATGGACGGCCGCCTCCTCCGTGAACGGCTGACCGTCGACGGGCGGGTCGGGGCGTGGCCGGCGAGCGGGGCGTTCTCGGTGACCCTCGGCGACCATCCCCGTGCGGACCGGCTCCGCCGTCTCGACGTCGGCGACCGGGCGATCCTGCGGGTCGCCGCCGACGTCGAGTTCACCATCCACGCGGGCCGACGCGTCGGGAGCGAGTGA
- a CDS encoding DUF7559 family protein, with translation MPATKEIKCTSADCELDMFENHYTYDIADDHTVADLSCPLCGGTDCLEEIEL, from the coding sequence ATGCCTGCAACGAAGGAGATCAAGTGTACGAGCGCCGACTGCGAGCTCGACATGTTCGAGAACCACTACACCTACGACATCGCGGACGATCACACCGTCGCCGACCTCTCCTGTCCGCTCTGTGGCGGCACCGACTGTCTCGAGGAGATCGAACTATGA
- a CDS encoding Hsp20/alpha crystallin family protein gives MTGFKEFGKSAANAVLERVGRGVGKVQERKPLSYDVLESEDAYLVVFDAPGVTRSDVQVRYVEGEVQVRLDRFRDFHEGFEMRFPGRGLSLDGRARLPPDADVEAGEASATLSKNGTLRIEVPKHADGTDVAVVEEPDDQDEDEGAADAAADDAS, from the coding sequence ATGACCGGGTTCAAGGAGTTCGGCAAGTCGGCGGCCAACGCCGTCCTGGAGCGAGTCGGTCGCGGCGTCGGGAAGGTTCAGGAACGAAAGCCGCTCTCGTACGACGTTCTGGAGTCCGAGGACGCCTACCTCGTCGTCTTCGACGCGCCGGGGGTCACCCGCAGCGACGTGCAGGTGCGCTACGTCGAGGGCGAGGTGCAGGTTCGCCTCGACCGTTTCCGCGACTTCCACGAGGGCTTCGAGATGCGGTTCCCGGGTCGCGGCCTCTCGCTCGACGGCCGCGCACGCCTCCCGCCGGACGCCGACGTGGAGGCCGGCGAGGCGTCGGCCACCCTGAGCAAGAACGGGACGCTCCGCATCGAGGTGCCGAAACACGCCGACGGGACGGACGTGGCGGTCGTGGAGGAGCCGGACGACCAGGACGAAGACGAGGGGGCCGCCGACGCCGCCGCCGACGACGCGTCGTAA
- a CDS encoding NUDIX hydrolase encodes MDLSALARHTPRTVEDAEREAAVVAPIVSRGDGDALLFTKRADHLGQHPGQMSFPGGGREPSDADLEATARREANEEIGLRSEEIDVVGRLDDIPTVSDYSVRPFVSRVPDREYVPDEREVAEIAVLPVAALTDLDNYESERRDHPYYGDIRLHFFYVDGYTVWGATGRMLVQLLELTTDWEMPPEVDRVVDPDAEYPV; translated from the coding sequence ATGGACCTGTCCGCGCTCGCCCGGCATACGCCACGGACCGTCGAGGACGCCGAGCGCGAGGCGGCGGTCGTCGCACCCATCGTCTCCCGCGGCGACGGCGACGCGCTCCTCTTTACGAAGCGCGCGGACCACCTCGGCCAGCATCCGGGCCAGATGAGTTTTCCGGGGGGTGGGCGCGAACCCAGCGACGCGGACCTAGAGGCGACGGCGCGTCGCGAGGCCAACGAGGAGATCGGACTCCGGTCGGAGGAAATCGACGTCGTCGGCCGCCTCGACGACATCCCGACGGTCAGCGACTACAGCGTCCGCCCGTTCGTCTCGCGCGTCCCCGACCGCGAGTACGTCCCCGACGAACGCGAGGTGGCCGAAATCGCCGTCCTCCCGGTCGCGGCGCTGACCGACCTCGACAACTACGAGTCCGAGCGCCGCGACCACCCCTACTACGGTGACATTCGACTCCACTTCTTCTACGTCGACGGCTACACCGTCTGGGGGGCGACCGGGCGGATGCTCGTCCAACTGCTCGAACTGACGACCGACTGGGAGATGCCGCCCGAGGTTGACCGCGTGGTCGATCCCGACGCGGAGTATCCGGTCTGA
- a CDS encoding DUF7109 family protein has translation MTLADATGDELAGVVDLFGAVTRTELEDALAELAFKRGEAVDDEAIEAAVDDAIAGYYLVPVDRDGTRLLAPGPAAFPALPEGAEDLPHILDVPEREPDRAELVEAAERRFRAEAARAVDAGDADRVERLFDVSYDLETWGATDVSGVRSRLDDELENRN, from the coding sequence ATGACTCTCGCCGACGCGACGGGCGACGAACTCGCGGGCGTCGTCGACCTCTTCGGCGCCGTGACCCGCACGGAACTCGAAGACGCGCTCGCCGAACTCGCGTTCAAGCGGGGCGAGGCCGTCGACGACGAGGCCATCGAGGCGGCCGTCGACGACGCGATAGCGGGCTACTACCTCGTGCCCGTCGACCGGGACGGGACGAGGCTACTGGCGCCCGGGCCGGCCGCGTTTCCCGCCCTCCCGGAGGGCGCCGAGGACCTCCCGCACATCCTCGACGTACCCGAACGGGAGCCGGACCGAGCCGAACTGGTCGAGGCCGCGGAGCGTCGGTTCCGGGCCGAGGCGGCGCGGGCCGTCGACGCCGGCGACGCCGACCGGGTCGAGCGACTGTTCGACGTGAGCTACGACCTCGAAACGTGGGGAGCGACCGACGTGAGCGGCGTTCGGAGTCGACTCGACGACGAACTGGAGAACCGCAACTGA
- a CDS encoding glycosyltransferase family protein: protein MEYVQERVTTLHDLTDPTPTAPTDRATVVVPMTEREYAGLAPDRVLSELERVDPGQVIVPLRAPEERVGDFHDWLADFDLSLSVLWCNGPRLEDLLDDHDLDGEFGKGRDVWLGLGQALDREYVVVHDADTKSYSRADVPRLLFPLAHGDDFSKGYYARVENDRLYGRLFRLFFVPLVRALSEGRDAPVLRYLESFRYALAGEFAATTDLVERFRPQRSWGLEVGTLGDAFEYADFEGSAQVDLGTYEHDHRAVSGPTGLSDMSRHVGSALLRVVTEGGVDPDYDTLVDRYRETARSLVRSYELDAKFNGLSYDRGDELDQIETYVDAIEPPGTDRRLPAWADAPVTPDRIAEAAAADLEAAR, encoded by the coding sequence ATGGAGTACGTCCAGGAACGCGTGACGACGCTCCACGATCTGACCGATCCGACGCCGACGGCGCCGACCGACCGCGCGACGGTCGTCGTCCCCATGACCGAGCGCGAGTACGCCGGACTGGCGCCGGATCGTGTCCTCTCGGAACTGGAACGGGTCGATCCCGGGCAGGTGATCGTCCCGCTCCGGGCGCCCGAAGAGCGCGTCGGCGACTTCCACGACTGGCTCGCCGACTTCGACCTGTCGCTGTCGGTGCTCTGGTGTAACGGCCCGCGGCTGGAGGACCTGCTCGACGACCACGACCTCGACGGCGAGTTCGGGAAGGGTCGCGACGTGTGGCTCGGCCTCGGGCAGGCGCTCGACCGGGAGTACGTCGTCGTCCACGACGCCGACACCAAGAGCTATTCCCGGGCGGACGTGCCACGGCTGCTCTTCCCGCTCGCCCACGGCGACGACTTCTCGAAGGGCTACTACGCACGCGTCGAGAACGACCGCCTCTACGGCCGTCTCTTTCGCCTGTTTTTCGTCCCGCTGGTCCGCGCGCTGAGCGAGGGTCGGGACGCTCCCGTCCTCCGCTATCTGGAGTCGTTTCGCTACGCGCTCGCCGGCGAGTTCGCCGCGACGACCGACCTCGTCGAGCGCTTCCGGCCACAGCGGTCGTGGGGACTGGAGGTCGGCACCCTCGGCGACGCCTTCGAGTACGCCGACTTCGAGGGGAGCGCACAGGTCGATCTGGGCACGTACGAACACGACCACCGCGCGGTGAGCGGGCCGACGGGGCTCTCCGATATGAGTCGACACGTCGGCTCGGCGCTGCTTCGCGTCGTCACCGAGGGCGGCGTCGACCCGGACTACGACACGCTGGTCGACCGCTACCGAGAGACGGCGCGCTCGCTCGTGCGAAGCTACGAACTCGACGCGAAGTTCAACGGGCTGTCGTACGACCGCGGCGACGAACTCGACCAGATCGAAACGTACGTCGACGCCATCGAGCCGCCGGGGACGGATCGCCGCCTGCCGGCGTGGGCCGACGCCCCGGTCACTCCCGACCGGATCGCGGAAGCCGCGGCGGCCGATCTGGAGGCGGCGCGATGA
- a CDS encoding HVO_0758 family zinc finger protein, producing MKSTRKGLRDGELVKDTYERLTCAECEKVLKKRDDPDEVFAVRICPDCGREWKDLR from the coding sequence ATGAAATCGACCCGGAAGGGACTCCGTGACGGTGAACTCGTCAAGGACACCTACGAGCGACTCACGTGCGCGGAGTGTGAGAAGGTGCTGAAAAAGCGGGACGACCCGGACGAGGTGTTCGCCGTGCGCATCTGTCCCGACTGTGGCCGGGAGTGGAAGGACCTGCGCTAG
- a CDS encoding aldo/keto reductase, whose protein sequence is MATTRATWAYRDRFGDGFGRTYFRRFGPGVVSSVGLGTYLGDPTDAVDEAYERALIAGLEGGCNVIDTAVNYRCGRSERVVGRAIDGADVDRDAVVVATKGGFLPFDGERPADPAAYVRETFVENGPVDPADLVAGYHCIAPDAIEALLDRSLDALGLETVDCYYVHNPETQLRVRSRGDVYEELEATFERLERRVAAGDIGRYGVATWDAFRVPPEDDAHLSLPRVVERARAAAETVGRDETGFEAIQLPFNVHMADAFTVRAHEFEGERRSALAVAHELDLDVFTSASLGQGDLAGGLPPAVDAELTGDTPAQRALNFARSAPGVTCALVGASDPDHVAENVAAGTFDPLGARAFDAVFE, encoded by the coding sequence GGGACGTATCTCGGCGACCCGACCGACGCCGTCGACGAGGCCTACGAACGCGCACTGATCGCTGGATTGGAGGGAGGCTGTAACGTGATCGACACCGCCGTCAACTACCGCTGTGGGCGAAGCGAACGCGTGGTGGGACGGGCGATAGACGGGGCCGACGTGGATCGGGACGCCGTCGTCGTCGCCACCAAGGGCGGCTTCCTCCCCTTCGACGGCGAGCGCCCCGCCGACCCCGCGGCCTACGTCCGCGAGACGTTCGTCGAGAACGGTCCCGTCGACCCCGCGGACCTCGTTGCGGGATATCACTGCATCGCCCCCGACGCCATCGAGGCGCTGCTGGACCGCTCGCTCGACGCCCTCGGCCTCGAGACGGTTGACTGCTACTACGTCCACAACCCGGAGACACAGCTTCGCGTTCGGTCCCGCGGGGACGTGTACGAAGAACTCGAAGCGACGTTCGAGCGACTGGAGCGCCGGGTCGCGGCGGGCGACATCGGCCGCTACGGCGTGGCGACGTGGGACGCGTTTCGCGTCCCGCCCGAGGACGACGCCCACCTGTCGCTCCCGCGGGTCGTCGAACGTGCCCGGGCGGCCGCAGAGACGGTCGGCCGGGACGAGACGGGATTCGAGGCGATCCAGCTCCCGTTCAACGTCCACATGGCCGACGCCTTCACCGTCCGCGCCCACGAGTTCGAGGGGGAGCGCCGGTCGGCGCTGGCGGTGGCCCACGAACTCGACCTGGACGTGTTCACGAGCGCCAGCCTCGGGCAGGGTGACCTCGCCGGCGGCCTCCCGCCGGCGGTCGACGCCGAACTGACGGGCGACACCCCCGCACAGCGGGCGCTCAACTTCGCACGGAGCGCGCCGGGGGTCACCTGCGCGCTCGTGGGAGCGAGCGACCCCGATCACGTCGCGGAGAACGTCGCCGCGGGGACGTTCGACCCGCTCGGCGCGCGGGCGTTCGACGCCGTCTTCGAGTAA